In Symmachiella dynata, the following are encoded in one genomic region:
- a CDS encoding ParB/RepB/Spo0J family partition protein produces MDDQQQDSKRRLGRGLSSLLGGSAVETHEPDPPEVPATIQAPGPSELVHVAVDEIERNPYQPRREFDLDAINELVDSVSQHGVLQPLLVRLTEQGYQLIAGERRLIASQNAGLTTVPCRVLEIDDQAVFEIAIVENDQRQDLNDIERAQAYQEYLDKFHCTVEELARKVGKGRSSISNCLRLLELPKFIKQTLAEKKISAGHARALLPLEDESQQIAMCQRIQSESMSVRQTEQAVRDANAEEDEATIPFEKPQAGKPAPQPNHHLSSLQQQLRDLVSAKVDIRVSGKDRGKIIIHFNTNDEFERIIDQLKKAA; encoded by the coding sequence ATGGATGATCAACAACAAGACTCCAAACGGCGGCTGGGACGTGGACTGAGTTCTCTGCTGGGTGGTTCGGCTGTGGAAACACACGAACCCGATCCGCCCGAAGTGCCCGCTACCATCCAAGCTCCCGGCCCCTCGGAACTGGTGCATGTGGCCGTCGATGAGATCGAGCGCAACCCCTACCAGCCACGCCGCGAGTTCGACCTCGATGCCATCAATGAACTGGTCGACAGTGTTTCGCAGCACGGTGTCCTGCAGCCACTGCTGGTCCGGCTGACAGAGCAGGGCTATCAATTGATCGCCGGTGAGCGGCGGTTGATCGCATCTCAAAATGCCGGCCTGACGACGGTTCCCTGCCGCGTTTTAGAAATCGACGACCAGGCAGTCTTCGAAATCGCCATTGTCGAAAACGACCAACGACAGGATCTGAACGACATCGAACGCGCCCAGGCTTATCAGGAATACCTCGACAAGTTCCACTGCACGGTCGAAGAATTGGCCCGCAAGGTGGGCAAGGGACGCTCCTCAATCAGCAACTGTCTGCGGTTATTGGAACTTCCCAAGTTCATCAAGCAGACCCTGGCAGAGAAAAAAATCTCCGCCGGTCACGCCCGCGCCCTCTTGCCGCTGGAAGACGAGTCGCAACAAATCGCCATGTGCCAGCGGATCCAATCGGAGTCGATGTCGGTCCGCCAGACCGAACAAGCCGTCCGCGACGCCAACGCCGAAGAGGACGAAGCGACGATCCCGTTCGAGAAACCACAAGCGGGCAAACCGGCCCCCCAGCCGAATCACCACCTCTCGTCGCTACAACAGCAGTTGCGTGATCTGGTCAGCGCCAAGGTCGACATCCGCGTCAGCGGCAAGGACCGCGGCAAGATCATCATCCACTTCAACACCAACGATGAGTTCGAACGGATCATCGACCAGTTGAAAAAAGCAGCCTAA
- a CDS encoding radical SAM protein, producing the protein MTNPQHTLHTDHSRHWRENTFVYPVLSRRSRGVSIGVNLNPDKVCNFDCIYCQVDRRSEAETRFVATEQLLTEIDAMLGYVSSGALFAEEPFSTVPPQLQRLNDIAFSGDGEPTTYRNIDQIVGEVAGLKKRHGLDDVKMVLITNASMFHRPACREALRILDANNGEIWAKLDAGTAEYYHLIERTKIPFQRILDNITEAARERPLVLQSLFMRVNGDPPPPEEIDAYCTRINEIQGAGGQIKLAQIYTVARPPAESFVSSLTDAEVDAIAEQVQRETGVPAECFYGG; encoded by the coding sequence GTGACCAACCCGCAACACACCCTGCATACCGATCACTCGCGGCATTGGCGCGAGAATACGTTTGTCTATCCGGTCCTCTCCCGCCGTAGTCGCGGGGTGTCGATCGGGGTGAATCTGAATCCGGACAAGGTCTGTAACTTCGACTGTATCTATTGTCAGGTCGATCGCCGTAGCGAAGCGGAGACGCGGTTTGTTGCCACGGAGCAGTTGTTGACCGAAATCGACGCGATGCTGGGATACGTCTCCAGTGGCGCGCTGTTCGCCGAAGAACCGTTCTCGACCGTGCCGCCCCAGTTGCAGCGGCTGAACGACATCGCCTTTTCCGGGGATGGGGAGCCGACGACGTATCGCAACATTGACCAGATCGTCGGAGAGGTGGCCGGTCTCAAAAAACGGCACGGGTTGGACGACGTGAAGATGGTGTTGATCACCAACGCCAGCATGTTCCACCGCCCAGCTTGCCGCGAGGCCCTGCGGATTTTGGATGCCAACAACGGCGAGATCTGGGCCAAGCTCGATGCGGGAACGGCGGAGTATTATCACCTGATCGAGCGGACGAAGATCCCGTTTCAACGGATCCTAGACAACATCACCGAAGCCGCCCGCGAACGGCCGTTGGTGCTGCAAAGCCTCTTCATGCGCGTGAATGGCGATCCCCCGCCACCGGAAGAAATCGACGCCTACTGTACTCGGATCAACGAAATCCAAGGGGCAGGCGGACAAATCAAACTCGCCCAAATCTACACCGTCGCCCGCCCCCCGGCAGAGAGTTTCGTCTCGTCGCTGACCGACGCCGAAGTCGACGCAATCGCCGAGCAGGTGCAGCGGGAAACAGGCGTGCCGGCGGAATGTTTTTATGGCGGGTGA
- the hemL gene encoding glutamate-1-semialdehyde 2,1-aminomutase: MQHDVSHNEFQRAQQLIPGGVNSPARAFGGVGGEPPFIERGSGAYLYDVDGNKLLDYVGSWGPHILGHRHPAVIEAIQQTLARGTSFGAPTVQESELAELVIDAVPSIEQVRMVNSGTEATMSAIRLARGFTGRDKIIKFSGCYHGHVDSLLVQAGSAALTLGTPSSPGIPAGCTADTLSLEYNDTQQLAEVFAAQGSEIACVILEPVVGNMGVVAPSTEFLQTLRQLCDEHGALLIFDEVMTGFRVAYGGAQERFGMRPDLTTLGKIIGGGMPVGAYGGRADVMKSISPTGPVYQAGTLSGNPMAMACGIATLRTLKETDPYAELERKTKRLVAGLSKAAGKADVPHTVPHVGSMFTLFFNAEPVTNYTVSSRNDTERFARYFWGMLDRGFYLPCSQFEANFVSVCHTDEDIDATIAAAGESIAAAVEAGE, from the coding sequence ATGCAACACGACGTCAGCCACAACGAATTTCAACGTGCACAGCAACTCATTCCCGGCGGTGTGAATAGCCCGGCGCGGGCTTTTGGTGGGGTCGGGGGTGAGCCTCCGTTTATTGAGCGGGGGAGCGGGGCGTATTTATACGATGTCGATGGCAACAAACTACTGGACTATGTGGGGTCGTGGGGGCCGCATATTTTGGGGCATCGGCATCCGGCGGTGATCGAAGCGATTCAGCAAACGCTGGCACGTGGAACCAGCTTTGGCGCGCCGACGGTGCAGGAATCGGAATTGGCGGAACTGGTCATCGACGCGGTTCCTTCAATCGAACAGGTGCGTATGGTCAACTCCGGAACCGAAGCGACGATGAGCGCCATTCGGCTGGCGCGGGGATTCACCGGACGGGATAAGATCATCAAATTCTCCGGCTGTTATCACGGGCATGTCGACAGCCTGTTGGTCCAAGCGGGAAGTGCGGCGCTGACGTTGGGAACCCCCTCAAGCCCCGGAATTCCGGCCGGTTGCACGGCGGACACACTGTCTTTGGAATACAACGATACCCAGCAATTGGCCGAAGTTTTTGCTGCTCAGGGGAGTGAAATCGCCTGCGTGATCCTGGAGCCGGTTGTGGGCAATATGGGCGTGGTTGCTCCCTCGACGGAGTTTTTACAGACGCTCCGCCAGTTGTGCGATGAGCACGGTGCGTTGTTGATTTTCGACGAAGTGATGACCGGATTTCGGGTCGCTTATGGCGGGGCGCAAGAGCGGTTTGGGATGCGGCCCGATTTGACGACGCTGGGAAAAATCATCGGCGGCGGCATGCCGGTGGGAGCCTACGGCGGGCGGGCGGATGTGATGAAATCGATTTCGCCGACCGGTCCGGTCTATCAAGCGGGGACACTTTCGGGTAATCCGATGGCCATGGCCTGCGGGATTGCCACGCTGCGGACACTGAAAGAAACCGATCCGTATGCCGAATTGGAACGGAAAACCAAGCGTTTGGTGGCCGGTTTGAGCAAGGCGGCCGGCAAGGCGGACGTGCCGCATACGGTTCCGCATGTGGGAAGCATGTTCACGTTGTTTTTCAATGCCGAGCCGGTCACGAATTATACAGTGTCGTCGCGGAACGATACGGAGCGGTTCGCGCGGTATTTTTGGGGCATGCTGGACCGCGGGTTCTATCTGCCTTGCAGCCAATTCGAGGCGAATTTCGTGTCGGTCTGTCATACCGACGAAGATATCGACGCAACGATTGCGGCGGCTGGGGAGTCGATCGCGGCTGCGGTGGAAGCGGGTGAATAG
- a CDS encoding PilZ domain-containing protein, with amino-acid sequence MAQAGAPHSALAHALKILAQKQPLRASQPPSAATNRVKIHDTPAPNVQPPRLDRRAFPRRISRCTVSLCADTGGSENSLFQRAWTLHSSQIKGRMVDISRSGLAMTLGRSLELGQSVCMKIENPLFGHRLIAVAEVVRQQPAGQGLWTVMCRFAKPLEFEQIEFFGCHLFTARVV; translated from the coding sequence GTGGCTCAAGCCGGAGCACCGCACTCGGCGCTGGCCCATGCGCTAAAAATACTTGCACAGAAACAACCACTGCGCGCATCACAGCCACCCTCAGCCGCCACGAACCGAGTAAAAATTCACGATACCCCTGCGCCAAACGTGCAACCGCCACGCCTGGATCGGCGGGCTTTTCCGCGTCGCATCAGCCGCTGTACGGTTTCTCTCTGTGCCGATACCGGGGGGAGTGAGAATTCTCTCTTCCAGCGAGCCTGGACGCTGCATAGTTCGCAAATCAAAGGCCGCATGGTCGACATTAGCCGCAGCGGTCTGGCCATGACGCTCGGTCGTTCATTGGAACTCGGACAATCGGTCTGCATGAAGATCGAAAATCCGCTCTTCGGCCACCGCTTAATTGCCGTCGCTGAAGTCGTGCGTCAGCAACCGGCTGGCCAGGGACTTTGGACGGTCATGTGTCGATTCGCCAAACCATTGGAATTCGAACAGATCGAATTCTTCGGCTGCCACCTCTTCACCGCCCGCGTCGTCTAA
- a CDS encoding 3-hydroxyacyl-ACP dehydratase FabZ family protein has protein sequence MRFSLVDKITSLEPGRSITAVKNLSLAEEYLADHFPGFPVMPGVLMLEAMVQAGAWLVRATDDFSESTILLKSAKAVKFNSFVTPGNCLTIDVNLQKTSDGEVTLKGKGTVDGRSTVSARLILEKFNLADRNPELAASDEYRIRKLRELFAELWTPLEQTV, from the coding sequence ATGCGTTTTTCGCTTGTTGATAAAATTACGTCATTGGAACCGGGACGTTCGATTACGGCTGTCAAGAACCTGTCGTTGGCCGAAGAATATCTGGCCGACCATTTTCCCGGGTTCCCGGTCATGCCGGGCGTCTTGATGCTGGAAGCCATGGTGCAAGCCGGGGCTTGGCTGGTGCGCGCGACGGATGATTTTTCTGAAAGCACGATCTTGTTGAAGAGCGCTAAAGCGGTGAAATTCAATAGTTTCGTGACGCCGGGAAATTGCTTGACGATCGATGTGAACTTGCAAAAAACATCCGACGGCGAGGTCACTCTCAAAGGCAAAGGGACTGTGGATGGCCGTTCAACAGTGAGTGCGCGGTTGATCTTGGAAAAATTCAATTTGGCCGACCGCAATCCGGAATTGGCGGCGTCGGACGAATATCGTATTCGCAAATTGCGCGAGTTGTTCGCGGAATTGTGGACACCTCTAGAACAAACAGTGTGA
- the fabG gene encoding 3-oxoacyl-[acyl-carrier-protein] reductase encodes MSLEGKTALVTGGSRGIGKSIVWALAKAGAKVAFVYQSSKEAADQLVSDLELDQHEALAIQADVKDKDAADAAVAQVLEKWEKIDILVNNAGIIRDTLLAQMSPQQWQEVIDTNLTSVYNFCQAVTRPMMSARYGRIINMSSVAAEFGNSGQVNYASSKAGMIGFTRCLATELARRGVTVNAVAPGFIETDMTEAVRNLAGSELKKKIPARRLGQPDDVAQAVLFLAGDGASYVTGQTISVDGGLTLGGF; translated from the coding sequence ATGAGTCTCGAAGGTAAAACGGCGTTAGTGACCGGTGGGAGCCGGGGGATCGGCAAGTCGATCGTATGGGCGTTGGCAAAAGCCGGCGCGAAGGTCGCGTTCGTCTATCAATCCAGCAAAGAGGCGGCCGACCAATTGGTTTCCGATCTGGAGCTGGATCAACACGAAGCCCTTGCGATTCAAGCCGACGTCAAAGACAAAGACGCAGCCGATGCGGCTGTGGCTCAGGTGCTCGAAAAGTGGGAAAAGATCGACATTTTGGTCAATAACGCGGGGATTATCCGCGATACCTTATTGGCGCAAATGTCGCCGCAGCAATGGCAGGAAGTGATCGACACGAATCTGACGTCGGTGTACAACTTCTGCCAAGCGGTCACCCGGCCGATGATGTCGGCGCGTTACGGGCGAATTATCAACATGTCGAGCGTTGCTGCCGAATTTGGTAATTCGGGACAAGTGAATTACGCCTCGAGTAAAGCAGGCATGATTGGTTTTACGCGTTGCCTGGCCACAGAATTAGCGCGGCGGGGCGTGACGGTAAATGCGGTGGCTCCTGGTTTTATTGAAACCGATATGACAGAAGCGGTCCGCAACTTAGCGGGCAGCGAACTGAAGAAAAAAATTCCTGCCCGACGGTTGGGTCAACCGGATGACGTTGCCCAAGCTGTCCTGTTTTTAGCTGGTGACGGGGCCTCCTATGTTACTGGTCAAACGATCAGTGTTGATGGCGGATTGACGTTGGGTGGATTTTAA
- a CDS encoding acyl carrier protein: MPTQDEIYEKVAETMVDALGLDDDEVTPEATLVGDLGAESIDFLDIVFRLEKTFDVKIPRGELFPENLTAGDPNLVKDGVVTEEGLATLREKLPFADVDKFAADPQVENIGDLFTVQMIVNYLDKKLAS; the protein is encoded by the coding sequence ATGCCGACACAAGACGAGATTTACGAAAAAGTTGCCGAGACGATGGTGGATGCCTTGGGTTTGGATGACGACGAAGTCACTCCCGAGGCGACCTTGGTCGGCGATTTGGGTGCGGAATCGATCGACTTTTTGGACATCGTGTTCCGTTTGGAAAAGACGTTCGATGTGAAGATTCCTCGCGGCGAATTGTTCCCAGAGAATCTGACCGCCGGCGATCCCAATTTGGTCAAAGATGGCGTCGTGACCGAAGAAGGCTTGGCGACTTTGCGCGAAAAATTGCCGTTTGCAGATGTCGACAAGTTTGCTGCGGATCCCCAAGTGGAGAACATCGGCGACCTGTTCACCGTACAAATGATCGTCAATTACCTCGATAAAAAACTGGCGTCCTAA
- a CDS encoding 3-hydroxyacyl-ACP dehydratase FabZ family protein, whose product MRWIWIDRFTEFESGSHATAVKNVTLAEEHLHDHYPGFPVMPGSLIMEGLAQTGGILLGEKNDFEHVVILAKIPKCEFHSWACPGDKLTYKVNLVESSEQGGMVECTATAGDRLVAEAEIVFAHVDKTRPEAAAIDQKNFVFSMRLLGVMDVGKAGDGSTKISVKAESH is encoded by the coding sequence ATGCGGTGGATCTGGATAGATCGGTTTACAGAGTTCGAAAGCGGTTCGCATGCCACGGCCGTTAAGAATGTCACGTTGGCCGAAGAGCATTTGCACGACCATTATCCCGGATTTCCGGTGATGCCCGGTTCGTTGATCATGGAAGGCTTGGCGCAAACGGGTGGGATTTTGCTCGGTGAGAAAAACGACTTCGAGCATGTCGTGATTCTTGCCAAAATCCCCAAATGTGAATTTCACAGTTGGGCCTGTCCGGGCGACAAGCTGACCTATAAGGTCAACCTGGTGGAGTCTTCGGAGCAAGGCGGTATGGTGGAATGTACGGCAACGGCCGGGGACCGCCTCGTCGCTGAAGCCGAAATTGTGTTCGCCCATGTCGACAAAACCCGTCCGGAAGCGGCGGCGATTGATCAAAAGAACTTCGTGTTCAGCATGCGGTTGCTGGGTGTGATGGATGTCGGCAAAGCCGGGGACGGCAGTACGAAGATTTCCGTGAAAGCCGAATCCCACTAG
- the fabF gene encoding beta-ketoacyl-ACP synthase II, translating into MRRRVVVTGIGCITPVGNTVESMWKVLQEAGSGVGPISHFDASNFPTQIAGEVKGFDFSSYVDDESLYEHAGRNVRFAIGAATDAIKDSGLMDDPNLDPVDFGVYLGAGEGQQDFMSLMRIIADASKNGEVDLVQFTRNGLAALHPQAELEQEPNMPVGHLASIFNAQGPNANCLTACAASSQAIGEATEIIRRGDADVMLSGGAHSMIHPFGVTGFNLLTALSTNNEVPQAASRPFDKNRDGFVLGEGAGMLVLEELDRAKARGAKIYAEIAGYGSTADAFRITDTHPEGRGAIACIKMALNDAKVNTDQIDYVNAHGTSTSVNDRVETLAIKGALGDDARNTPVSSIKSMMGHLIAAAGSVEAITCILAMRDGVLPPTINYETPDPDCDLDYVPNESRPQQVSRALSNSFGFGGQNISLIFSKFQD; encoded by the coding sequence ATGAGACGTCGAGTTGTCGTAACCGGAATCGGTTGTATCACGCCCGTGGGCAACACTGTGGAATCCATGTGGAAAGTCTTGCAGGAAGCGGGTAGCGGCGTGGGGCCGATTTCGCACTTCGATGCCTCCAACTTTCCCACGCAAATTGCCGGCGAAGTCAAAGGCTTCGACTTCAGCAGCTACGTCGATGACGAAAGCCTGTATGAACACGCTGGACGGAATGTTCGCTTTGCCATTGGGGCGGCGACCGACGCGATTAAAGATTCAGGGCTGATGGACGACCCGAATCTCGACCCGGTCGATTTCGGCGTCTATTTGGGAGCCGGTGAAGGGCAACAGGACTTCATGAGCCTGATGCGGATCATCGCCGATGCCTCGAAAAACGGCGAAGTCGACTTGGTGCAATTCACGCGAAACGGTTTGGCGGCTTTGCATCCTCAAGCGGAATTGGAACAAGAACCCAATATGCCGGTGGGGCACTTGGCATCGATTTTCAATGCCCAAGGCCCAAATGCCAATTGTCTAACTGCCTGTGCCGCCTCCAGCCAAGCAATCGGCGAAGCGACGGAAATTATTCGTCGTGGCGATGCGGACGTCATGTTGTCGGGCGGAGCGCACAGCATGATTCACCCGTTTGGCGTGACCGGGTTTAACCTGCTAACGGCGTTATCGACCAATAACGAGGTCCCCCAAGCCGCGTCGCGTCCCTTCGATAAAAACCGCGATGGTTTCGTGTTGGGTGAAGGGGCAGGGATGTTGGTTTTGGAAGAATTGGATCGGGCCAAGGCACGGGGCGCCAAGATTTATGCGGAGATCGCCGGTTATGGTTCCACGGCAGATGCGTTTCGCATTACCGATACACACCCCGAAGGACGGGGAGCGATTGCCTGTATCAAAATGGCGCTCAATGATGCGAAGGTGAATACGGATCAAATCGACTATGTGAACGCGCATGGCACCAGCACTTCGGTGAATGACCGCGTGGAAACATTAGCCATCAAAGGCGCATTGGGCGATGATGCTCGCAACACTCCGGTTTCCAGCATCAAAAGCATGATGGGACACTTGATCGCCGCTGCGGGAAGCGTGGAAGCAATCACGTGCATCTTGGCGATGCGCGATGGCGTTCTGCCACCGACGATCAATTACGAGACTCCTGATCCTGATTGCGATCTGGACTATGTCCCGAACGAATCGCGTCCGCAACAAGTCTCGCGGGCGCTGTCCAACAGCTTTGGATTTGGCGGGCAGAATATTTCGCTTATTTTCTCCAAGTTCCAAGACTGA
- a CDS encoding small basic protein — protein MTVHKSLRRGGRLARSRNVLTRAERVAQMKSEDRWVEGRSPLGLPKVRVIKLVIGKKKKKKSAEEDETK, from the coding sequence GTGACAGTTCATAAGAGTTTACGTCGGGGAGGCCGTCTGGCACGTTCGCGGAATGTGTTGACGCGAGCGGAGCGGGTCGCCCAAATGAAGTCGGAAGATCGCTGGGTCGAAGGACGCAGTCCTCTGGGACTTCCCAAGGTTCGGGTCATTAAGTTGGTAATTGGCAAAAAGAAGAAGAAGAAATCTGCGGAAGAAGACGAAACTAAGTGA